One genomic segment of Lewinellaceae bacterium includes these proteins:
- a CDS encoding helix-turn-helix transcriptional regulator encodes MENNFSHPVLIESCPVQHILQFIGGKWRIGILWSMKDGCRRFGELKKDVLGISEKVLIQELRHLEQSKIIHRNAYATIPPKVEYSLTERGMSLIPLLRDIVNWGYSDLKMTAVTG; translated from the coding sequence ATGGAGAATAATTTTTCACACCCGGTGCTGATTGAAAGTTGCCCGGTACAACACATCCTCCAGTTTATCGGCGGAAAATGGAGAATTGGTATACTCTGGAGCATGAAAGACGGATGCAGGAGATTTGGTGAACTTAAAAAGGATGTACTAGGCATTTCCGAAAAAGTGTTAATTCAAGAATTACGACATCTTGAGCAGTCAAAAATCATCCATCGAAATGCTTATGCAACCATTCCTCCCAAAGTAGAATATAGCCTGACGGAAAGAGGTATGTCGTTGATCCCTCTGCTAAGAGACATTGTGAACTGGGGTTATTCAGACCTGAAAATGACAGCGGTTACAGGCTGA
- a CDS encoding cupin domain-containing protein: protein MILASPTLSNSYWYIGHLISILISSNDTQGAFSVIHGYEIQGLEPPPHIHTQEEESFYLLDGEMEFTIGDELHRVSKGDWIMLPRNIPHTFRVISEKAEVIIHLCPGGFEEYFIAMSEPAEALEIPPRPQGPPNIQKLVETASRYGIVFPMSNKQ from the coding sequence ATGATCCTGGCGTCACCAACACTTTCCAATTCATATTGGTACATCGGACATCTGATCAGCATCCTGATCTCCTCCAATGACACCCAAGGGGCTTTCTCTGTAATTCATGGTTATGAAATACAGGGTCTGGAGCCTCCTCCCCATATTCATACTCAGGAAGAGGAATCGTTTTATTTGTTGGACGGCGAGATGGAATTCACCATTGGAGATGAATTGCATCGGGTCAGTAAGGGAGATTGGATTATGCTTCCGAGGAACATTCCGCATACCTTCAGGGTGATATCGGAAAAAGCGGAAGTCATTATTCATTTATGTCCAGGCGGATTTGAAGAATACTTCATTGCGATGTCGGAGCCTGCCGAAGCACTGGAGATCCCACCCCGACCTCAGGGACCACCAAATATCCAAAAGCTTGTTGAAACGGCATCCCGGTATGGAATTGTATTTCCGATGAGCAACAAACAATAG
- a CDS encoding dihydrofolate reductase family protein has protein sequence MAKVIAVINMTLDGYCDHTVMIADEEIHQHYSELLRNAGAIIYGRITYQLMESYWPGIVVNPTGTASMDDFADSIHNTPKVLFSRTIKQVSWNNTRLADRGLEDEINALKQQLEDPVYLGSPGIIAACTNLKLIDEYQLCIHPVLAGNGLPLFLDLNDRSLLKLKGTKIFSSGCILLYYESTKPT, from the coding sequence ATGGCAAAAGTTATCGCAGTTATTAACATGACCCTTGATGGTTACTGTGATCATACTGTCATGATTGCGGATGAAGAAATCCATCAGCACTACAGTGAATTATTGCGCAACGCAGGTGCGATTATTTATGGCAGAATAACCTACCAGCTCATGGAAAGTTACTGGCCTGGTATCGTTGTGAATCCCACCGGCACTGCATCTATGGACGATTTTGCAGATTCCATTCACAATACACCCAAAGTCCTGTTTTCCCGCACCATAAAACAAGTCAGCTGGAATAATACCCGGTTGGCCGACCGTGGACTGGAGGACGAGATTAATGCATTGAAGCAACAGCTGGAGGATCCTGTCTATCTGGGTAGTCCCGGGATCATTGCCGCCTGTACCAACCTAAAATTAATTGACGAATATCAGCTTTGCATTCATCCGGTACTTGCCGGAAACGGGTTGCCCCTTTTCCTCGATTTGAATGACCGGTCCTTATTAAAACTTAAGGGAACAAAAATTTTTAGTTCCGGGTGCATCCTTCTTTATTACGAATCCACAAAGCCGACCTAA